From Leguminivora glycinivorella isolate SPB_JAAS2020 chromosome 24, LegGlyc_1.1, whole genome shotgun sequence, a single genomic window includes:
- the LOC125238981 gene encoding chorion class high-cysteine HCB protein 12-like, which translates to MAFKVAVICAFALLVQGIAGQYCGCSCQSISIPSSGGDLLITALGPVTPSGIAVATDLSLSGDLDLSGALPYLSAVAFEGQFPTSGSAPVCYGCGDNVAITQQIGGSSGCGCGCGRR; encoded by the exons ATGGCCTTCAAAGTTGCCGTCATCTGCGCGTTTGCCTTATTGGTACAG GGTATTGCGGGACAGTACTGTGGTTGCAGCTGTCAATCGATTAGCATCCCTAGCAGCGGCGGTGACCTGCTCATCACCGCGCTTGGCCCCGTCACCCCGTCCGGCATCGCCGTGGCCACGGACCTGAGTCTGTCCGGCGACCTGGATCTGTCCGGCGCGCTGCCGTACCTGAGCGCCGTGGCGTTCGAGGGCCAGTTCCCCACCAGCGGCTCCGCGCCGGTATGCTACGGCTGTGGGGACAATGTGGCCATCACTCAGCAAATCGGTGGCAGCTCCGGCTGCGGATGTGGATGCGGCAGACGCTAA
- the LOC125238854 gene encoding chorion class CA protein ERA.1-like isoform X1, with protein sequence MSRFVVLAIFIQACLLQMVLSQQCGCNQYYPSGISSQSCGSYGGTGTGQVGVSGNIDACGNTCVQGSVPVLGAVDFGGCVPACGSVSICGQCGCGCQ encoded by the exons ATGTCTCGCTTCGTAGTCCTCGCCATCTTCATTCAGGCTTGCCTGCTCCAg ATGGTTCTGAGCCAGCAATGCGGCTGTAACCAGTACTACCCGTCCGGCATAAGCTCCCAGAGCTGCGGTTCGTACGGCGGCACCGGCACCGGACAGGTGGGCGTGTCCGGTAACATCGACGCGTGCGGCAACACCTGCGTGCAGGGATCCGTGCCCGTGCTCGGCGCCGTCGACTTCGGCGGATGCGTGCCCGCCTGCGGATCCGTGTCCATCTGCGGACAGTGCGGATGTGGATGCCAGTAA
- the LOC125238854 gene encoding chorion class A proteins Ld9-like isoform X2 — translation MPRKMVLSQQCGCNQYYPSGISSQSCGSYGGTGTGQVGVSGNIDACGNTCVQGSVPVLGAVDFGGCVPACGSVSICGQCGCGCQ, via the exons atgccgcgaaag ATGGTTCTGAGCCAGCAATGCGGCTGTAACCAGTACTACCCGTCCGGCATAAGCTCCCAGAGCTGCGGTTCGTACGGCGGCACCGGCACCGGACAGGTGGGCGTGTCCGGTAACATCGACGCGTGCGGCAACACCTGCGTGCAGGGATCCGTGCCCGTGCTCGGCGCCGTCGACTTCGGCGGATGCGTGCCCGCCTGCGGATCCGTGTCCATCTGCGGACAGTGCGGATGTGGATGCCAGTAA
- the LOC125238982 gene encoding chorion class high-cysteine HCA protein 12-like, which yields MPFGYGIGNQYGGSGTGQVGVSGNIGASGNTCVVGSVPVLGAVDFGGKVAAAGSVSISDSADADADMVLSQQCGCNQYYPSGISSQSCGSYGGTGTGRVGVSGNIDACGNTCVQGSVPVLGDVDFCGCVPACGSVSICGQCGCGCQ from the exons atgccattcggctacggcatcgG CAACCAATACGGCGGGTCCGGCACCGGACAGGTCGGCGTGTCCGGTAACATCGGCGCGTCCGGCAACACGTGCGTCGTCGGATCCGTGCCCGTGCTCGGCGCCGTCGACTTCGGCGGCAAGGTCGCCGCGGCCGGATCCGTGTCCATCTCCGACAgtgcggatgcggatgcggat ATGGTTCTTAGCCAGCAATGCGGATGTAACCAGTACTACCCGTCCGGCATAAGCTCGCAGAGCTGCGGCTCGTACGGCGGCACCGGCACCGGACGGGTGGGAGTCTCCGGTAACATCGACGCGTGCGGCAACACCTGCGTGCAGGGATCCGTGCCCGTGCTCGGCGACGTTGACTTCTGCGGATGCGTGCCCGCCTGTGGATCCGTGTCCATCTGCGGACAGTGCGGATGTGGATGCCAATGA
- the LOC125238852 gene encoding chorion class B protein PC10-like, producing the protein MSFKAVIFCAAAFLVQSIAAQRNCGCSCQSIEISNNGGALLVTSAGPIAPSGIAVATELGLSGELDLSGALPYLSAVAFEGQFPTSGSAPVCYGCGDNVAITQEIGGSGGCGCVRR; encoded by the exons ATGTCTTTCAAAGCTGTCATCTTCTGTGCTGCAGCTTTCTTGGTTCAG aGCATCGCCGCTCAAAGAAACTGCGGCTGCAGCTGCCAGTCCATCGAAATATCCAACAATGGCGGCGCCCTGTTAGTGACCAGCGCCGGGCCAATCGCGCCGTCCGGCATCGCCGTGGCCACGGAGCTCGGTCTGTCCGGCGAACTGGATCTGTCCGGCGCGCTGCCGTACCTGAGCGCCGTGGCGTTCGAGGGCCAGTTCCCCACCAGCGGCTCCGCGCCGGTGTGCTACGGCTGTGGGGACAACGTTGCCATCACGCAGGAGATTGGCGGATCCGGCGGTTGCGGATGCGTCAGACGCTAA
- the LOC125238851 gene encoding chorion class A protein Ld5-like: MSRLAILVLCAQACLIQTVLCNPCGCGTSYAPAQRVEVIEQYSVSAPSCGCKSYNAPSVSYSAPSVSYSAPSISYSAPSITVGSSRNSLSSRSGLSSASGVGSSYGGAGTGVVSAEGIIGASGTTAVAGSVPVLGSVTFCGSVPACGSVSIQGQCGCGCN; the protein is encoded by the exons ATGTCTCGACTTGCTATCCTCGTGTTGTGCGCCCAGGCTTGCCTGATCCAG ACTGTTCTGTGCAACCCGTGCGGTTGCGGTACCTCTTACGCGCCCGCGCAGCGCGTGGAAGTCATCGAGCAATACAGCGTCAGTGCTCCAAGCTGCGGATGTAAATCATACAACGCGCCCAGTGTGAGCTACAGTGCCCCTAGTGTGAGCTACAGTGCCCCTAGTATCAGCTACAGTGCCCCTAGCATCACCGTGGGTTCGTCTCGCAACAGCCTTTCATCTAGATCCGGTTTGTCTAGTGCCAGCGGTGTCGGTTCGTCGTACGGCGGCGCGGGTACGGGAGTAGTGAGCGCTGAGGGCATCATCGGCGCGTCCGGCACGACGGCCGTCGCCGGATCCGTGCCGGTGCTCGGATCCGTGACGTTCTGTGGCTCTGTGCCCGCGTGCGGATCCGTGTCCATCCAGGGACAGTGTGGATGCGGATGCAACTGA
- the LOC125238552 gene encoding chorion class B protein PC10-like, which produces MALKSALFIAVVCLAVQSLTACCGCGKSINIRPKSAGKLIVKEEIEKISYRPSIGVRPISSSNCVSIDVPSYGGSLAVTSIGPISPSGITVATELDLAGDLELSGELPYLSAVEFQGSFDTSDSVAVSYGCGDSVGITEQIGGISSSRGISSSGGISSIGGISSIGGGRSYARNIGGSSYGSSYIGCGCGC; this is translated from the exons ATGGCACTTAAGTCAGCCTTGTTCATCGCGGTTGTGTGTTTAGCTGTACAG tCATTGACTGCATGCTGCGGCTGTGGAAAATCCATTAACATTCGTCCGAAAAGCGCTGGCAAGCTGATCGTGAAAGAAGAAATCGAGAAGATCAGTTACAGACCATCCATTGGTGTTCGTCCGATAAGCTCAAGCAACTGCGTGTCCATCGACGTGCCTAGCTATGGTGGGTCTCTGGCTGTCACCAGCATCGGCCCCATCTCGCCGTCCGGCATCACCGTGGCCACCGAGCTGGACCTGGCTGGAGACCTGGAGCTCTCTGGCGAGCTGCCGTACCTGAGCGCCGTAGAGTTCCAGGGCAGCTTCGATACCAGCGATTCTGTGGCTGTGTCTTACGGCTGTGGTGACTCCGTTGGCATCACGGAACAGATCGGAGGCATTTCTTCGAGCAGAGGCATTTCTTCAAGCGGAGGTATTTCTTCGATCGGAGGCATTTCTTCCATCGGAGGAGGTCGTTCTTACGCCAGAAATATCGGCGGCAGCTCTTATGGCTCTTCTTACATTGGTTGTGGTTGTGGATGTTAA
- the LOC125238983 gene encoding uncharacterized protein LOC125238983: MSHFAFLAVCVQACLIQTVLCVLPCGYNQISYEPCGCAEVVGVEKIVEEYSVSAPSCSINSYEYSAPSVSYNAPSISYSAPSVSYSAPSISVSAPISVGSSSISSAYGSSYGGAGTGVVNAEGIIGASGTTAVAGSVPVLGSVTFCGSVPACGSVSIQGQCGCGSGAATDLLSDGHIVPTAVAYRRGAAGGELALERHGAQVRQRAGQIQVAGQTQYYNMSRFVVLAIFIQACLLQMVLSQQCGCNQYYPSGISSQSCGSYGGTGTGQVGVSGNIDACGNTCVQGSVPVLGAVDFGGCVPACGSVSICGQCGCGCQ, encoded by the exons ATGTCTCACTTTGCTTTCCTTGCCGTGTGTGTCCAGGCTTGCCTGATCCAG ACTGTTCTGTGTGTACTACCATGTGGGTACAATCAGATCTCTTACGAGCCCTGTGGTTGCGCTGAAGTCGTTGGCGTCGAGAAGATCGTTGAGGAGTACAGTGTCAGTGCTCCCAGCTGCAGCATCAATTCATACGAATACAGTGCCCCTAGCGTCAGTTACAATGCCCCTAGCATCAGCTACAGTGCCCCTAGTGTCAGCTACAGTGCCCCTAGCATCTCTGTGAGCGCGCCCATCAGCGTGGGTTCATCTAGCATCAGCAGTGCCTACGGTTCGTCGTACGGCGGCGCGGGTACGGGAGTGGTGAACGCTGAGGGCATCATCGGCGCGTCCGGCACGACGGCCGTCGCCGGATCCGTGCCGGTGCTCGGATCCGTGACGTTCTGTGGCTCCGTGCCCGCGTGCGGATCCGTGTCCATTCAGGGACAGTGCGGATGTGGAT CCGGAGCTGCCACCGATTTGCTGAGTGATGGCCACATTGTCCCCACAGCCGTAGCATACCGGCGCGGAGCCGCTGGTGGGGAACTGGCCCTCGAACGCCACGGCGCTCAGGTACGGCAGCGCGCCGGACAGATCCAGGTCGCCGGACAGACTCAG TATTATAACATGTCTCGCTTCGTAGTCCTCGCCATCTTCATTCAGGCTTGCCTGCTCCAg ATGGTTCTGAGCCAGCAATGCGGCTGTAACCAGTACTACCCGTCCGGCATAAGCTCCCAGAGCTGCGGTTCGTACGGCGGCACCGGCACCGGACAGGTGGGCGTGTCCGGTAACATCGACGCGTGCGGCAACACCTGCGTGCAGGGATCCGTGCCCGTGCTCGGCGCCGTCGACTTCGGCGGATGCGTGCCCGCCTGCGGATCCGTGTCCATCTGCGGACAGTGCGGATGTGGATGCCAGTAA